One Leopardus geoffroyi isolate Oge1 chromosome C1, O.geoffroyi_Oge1_pat1.0, whole genome shotgun sequence DNA segment encodes these proteins:
- the PLA2G2C gene encoding putative inactive group IIC secretory phospholipase A2 isoform X1: protein MVDLGFVWFFSAGGGGCGEDLVDSIVPNTVEAGFLSRTSKKLAMGHSVPARLSSPRQGLVIPAMLRQHVWGSPEVPDASPLVAGIVLTAPAFFLTSCPPVMAPAHSSFWQFQRMVKYITGRSAFFSYYGYGCYCGLGGKGTPVDDTDRCCLAHDCCYEKLKQFGCQPVLNSYQFRIANGSVACTCALGPGVSCLCGLQACECDKQSAYCFRESLPTYEKTFKQFSTRPHCGRRKLQC from the exons ATGGTGGATTtggggtttgtttggtttttttccgctgggggtggggggtgtggggaagaCCTAGTTGACAGTATTGTCCCGAACACCGTGGAAGCTGGGTTCTTATCCCGGACTAGCAAGAAACTGGCCATGGGACACAGTGTTCCAGCCAGATTGTCTTCCCCACGACAGGGGCTGGTGATCCCAGCCATGCTCAGGCAGCATGTTTGGGGGTCTCCTGAGGTCCCGGATGCAAGCCCTCTAGTTGCTGGTATTGTTCTCACTGCACCCGCCTTCTTTCTTACTTCCTGCCCTCCAGTGATGGCCCCTGCCCACAGCAGCTTCTGGCAGTTTCAGAGGATGGTCAAGTACATCACAGGGCGGAGTGCCTTCTTCTCATATTACGGATATGGCTGCTACTGTGGCCTTGGGGGCAAAGGGACCCCTGTGGATGACACTGACAG ATGCTGCCTGGCGCATGACTGCTGCTATGAGAAGCTGAAGCAATTCGGCTGCCAGCCTGTGCTGAACAGCTACCAGTTCCGCATCGCCAATGGGTCCGTGGCCT gTACATGTGCCCTCGGTCCCGGCGTCAGCTGTCTCTGTGGGCTGCAGGCATGTGAGTGTGACAAGCAGTCTGCATACTGCTTCAGAGAGAGCCTGCCCACCTACGAGAAAACCTTCAAGCAGTTCTCCACCCGGCCCCACTGTGGGAGGCGTAAACTCCAGTGCTAG
- the PLA2G2C gene encoding putative inactive group IIC secretory phospholipase A2 isoform X2 — MSSGMKAIGVLVVFASCLMAPAHSSFWQFQRMVKYITGRSAFFSYYGYGCYCGLGGKGTPVDDTDRCCLAHDCCYEKLKQFGCQPVLNSYQFRIANGSVACTCALGPGVSCLCGLQACECDKQSAYCFRESLPTYEKTFKQFSTRPHCGRRKLQC, encoded by the exons ATGTCCTCGGGAATGAAGGCCATTGGGGTTCTCGTGGTCTTTGCCTCCTGCC TGATGGCCCCTGCCCACAGCAGCTTCTGGCAGTTTCAGAGGATGGTCAAGTACATCACAGGGCGGAGTGCCTTCTTCTCATATTACGGATATGGCTGCTACTGTGGCCTTGGGGGCAAAGGGACCCCTGTGGATGACACTGACAG ATGCTGCCTGGCGCATGACTGCTGCTATGAGAAGCTGAAGCAATTCGGCTGCCAGCCTGTGCTGAACAGCTACCAGTTCCGCATCGCCAATGGGTCCGTGGCCT gTACATGTGCCCTCGGTCCCGGCGTCAGCTGTCTCTGTGGGCTGCAGGCATGTGAGTGTGACAAGCAGTCTGCATACTGCTTCAGAGAGAGCCTGCCCACCTACGAGAAAACCTTCAAGCAGTTCTCCACCCGGCCCCACTGTGGGAGGCGTAAACTCCAGTGCTAG
- the UBXN10 gene encoding UBX domain-containing protein 10 has translation MATEAPVNITPPERNAVGRTAADSFIWQPDSINMHLTRPKSAKGRTRPSRHKPQDAALCSHRAPASLPPAIRCESPSSQKPGACAPKSPNPGAPDEIPELLQQVPLGASSSLNKYPVLPSIHRKTLEEGAVETVALKASSLQLSNTQALYREEETGTVKTSEEGPRAPSCSPERKAIGRAGRQASSRAGDLKEPSEGEPRLLLAVRLPSGRRFVRYFRPTDDLSSVVAVAEHEDQAAYHHCSIETMEVPRRRFSDLTKSLQECRIPHKSVLGISQEEGEEWP, from the coding sequence ATGGCCACGGAAGCCCCGGTGAACATAACTCCCCCTGAACGCAACGCTGTTGGCCGCACAGCAGCTGACAGCTTCATCTGGCAGCCAGACTCCATAAACATGCACCTCACCAGGCCCAAATCCGCCAAGGGACGGACGCGGCCGAGTCGGCACAAACCGCAGGATGCGGCACTGTGCTCTCACCGCGCGCCGGCTTCTCTGCCTCCAGCCATTCGCTGTGAGTCGCCAAGCAGCCAGAAGCCAGGAGCCTGTGCACCCAAATCTCCAAACCCGGGAGCTCCCGATGAGATCCCTGAGCTGCTGCAACAGGTGCCCCTGGGGGCTTCCTCTTCCCTCAATAAATACCcagtccttccttccatccacagGAAGACGCTGGAGGAGGGGGCCGTGGAGACTGTCGCTCTAAAGGCCAGCTCCCTGCAGCTGAGCAACACCCAAGCTCTGTACCGAGAGGAGGAGACCGGCACTGTGAAGACAAGTGAGGAAGGTCCCAGAGCTCCATCTTGTTCCCCAGAGAGGAAAGCCATTGGCCGAGCCGGGAGACAGGCCTCCTCCAGGGCTGGAGACCTGAAGGAGCCATCAGAAGGGGAGCCACGGCTGCTGCTTGCGGTCAGGTTGCCGTCGGGCCGAAGGTTCGTTCGCTATTTCCGGCCAACTGATGACTTATCCAGCGTTGTGGCCGTGGCTGAACACGAGGACCAGGCTGCCTACCACCACTGCAGCATTGAAACGATGGAGGTGCCCCGGAGACGTTTCTCTGACCTCACCAAGTCTCTGCAGGAGTGCAGGATCCCCCACAAGTCGGTGCTGGGCATCTcacaggaagaaggggaggagtggCCCTGA